A window of the Fervidobacterium thailandense genome harbors these coding sequences:
- the glnA gene encoding type I glutamate--ammonia ligase, which translates to MDVSQVVRLVEKEGINFIDLKVVDLWGRWRHVTLARTNFSEKIFYEGVGVDASNLGYAEVFSSDMVIIPDPETAFVETYGEDKVLSMICDVYETENMKPCPHDPRTILKKTLESIRDIADEVYLGPEYEFHVFEEVRYQVTSNKVMFEIDSLEGFWNAEETGEYFVGRKKGYHRIPPFDTLMEVRNAIVKKLLEYGIPVKYHHHEVGSCQVEIELPLIDALKAADYTMMVKHVARMVAKEFGYIVTFMPKPMFDEAGNGMHVHQFLKKNGYNIFDGDKLYNLSQEALYYIGGILKNAPALMAFTNPSTNSYRRLVPGFEAPTNAVFALANRTSAIRIPAYVKDPEKRRIEFRTIDATCNPYLGFAAMILAGVDGIRRKIDPVAEGFGPFEGDMYEKELKPLPKSLEESCRALLENHGFLTTFPKELIEHWVKVKLKEERLVNSIPHPKEYDLYFDA; encoded by the coding sequence ATGGACGTAAGTCAAGTCGTGAGGCTTGTTGAAAAGGAAGGTATCAACTTCATCGACCTTAAGGTTGTTGATCTGTGGGGAAGATGGCGCCACGTCACGTTGGCCAGGACGAACTTCTCGGAGAAAATCTTCTACGAAGGTGTTGGAGTGGATGCTTCAAACTTGGGGTACGCTGAGGTTTTCAGTAGTGATATGGTTATTATACCCGATCCTGAAACCGCGTTCGTGGAAACGTACGGTGAAGACAAAGTACTCTCGATGATTTGCGATGTCTATGAAACGGAAAATATGAAGCCCTGTCCACACGATCCGAGAACGATACTTAAGAAGACACTCGAAAGTATCAGGGATATAGCCGACGAAGTGTACCTGGGTCCAGAGTACGAGTTTCACGTATTCGAGGAAGTGCGTTACCAGGTTACGAGTAACAAGGTGATGTTCGAAATCGATAGTCTGGAAGGCTTTTGGAACGCGGAAGAAACTGGGGAATATTTCGTGGGTCGCAAGAAGGGTTACCACAGGATTCCACCGTTCGACACCTTAATGGAAGTCAGGAACGCAATAGTCAAAAAGCTACTCGAATACGGCATTCCCGTTAAGTACCATCACCACGAAGTCGGTAGTTGCCAGGTTGAAATCGAACTTCCCCTTATCGACGCGCTGAAAGCGGCTGATTACACGATGATGGTCAAACACGTTGCCCGGATGGTGGCAAAAGAATTCGGGTACATTGTAACCTTTATGCCAAAGCCCATGTTCGACGAGGCTGGTAACGGAATGCATGTTCATCAGTTCCTGAAGAAAAACGGTTATAACATCTTCGATGGAGACAAACTTTACAACCTCTCTCAGGAAGCGTTGTACTACATCGGCGGTATTTTGAAAAATGCCCCGGCCCTGATGGCCTTCACGAATCCGTCGACGAATTCCTACAGAAGACTCGTTCCAGGATTCGAAGCTCCCACCAACGCGGTTTTTGCGCTGGCAAACAGAACATCGGCTATCAGAATCCCAGCGTACGTGAAGGATCCAGAAAAGCGTAGGATAGAGTTCAGAACGATAGATGCAACGTGTAATCCTTACCTCGGATTTGCGGCGATGATACTGGCTGGAGTTGATGGGATAAGGAGAAAGATAGATCCTGTCGCGGAAGGTTTTGGACCTTTCGAGGGTGATATGTACGAGAAGGAACTCAAACCGCTCCCAAAGAGTCTTGAGGAGAGTTGCCGAGCACTCCTGGAAAACCACGGCTTCCTGACCACGTTCCCGAAGGAACTTATCGAACACTGGGTAAAAGTAAAGCTAAAAGAGGAACGGCTTGTGAATTCCATACCGCATCCGAAGGAATACGATTTGTACTTCGACGCGTAA